A stretch of the Mesorhizobium huakuii genome encodes the following:
- a CDS encoding class I SAM-dependent methyltransferase — protein sequence MTDFQPWKISCFCPICQKSTEFVAKGEWLRDELICTTCPGGSIPRERALALVLNELRPNWRDLHIHESSPAYRGVSQVMRREAQHYVGSQYFPDTPLGSTLRGVRNENLESMTFEDGTFDITVTLDVMEHVYHPDKAIAEIFRTLKPGGIYICTFPVRKQQASGWERRFVQHADGTRVHLKEPEIHGNPVSSEGSIVTIDYGYDLHLAIAEWAPFDVRVYRFADRTHGILGEYTDLTVCAKPASSPTDKVAVSQSELSRRKREPALSRLAKRVRALIR from the coding sequence ATGACCGACTTTCAGCCTTGGAAAATATCTTGCTTTTGCCCCATTTGCCAGAAATCTACCGAGTTCGTGGCCAAGGGCGAATGGCTGCGTGACGAACTGATCTGCACAACTTGTCCGGGTGGATCGATACCCCGAGAGCGAGCGTTGGCCCTAGTCCTCAACGAGCTGAGACCAAACTGGCGCGACCTGCACATCCATGAATCGTCGCCCGCGTATCGGGGCGTCTCTCAGGTGATGAGGCGCGAGGCGCAGCACTACGTCGGATCGCAATACTTTCCTGACACGCCGTTAGGATCGACCTTGAGAGGGGTCCGAAACGAAAACCTGGAAAGCATGACTTTCGAGGATGGCACCTTCGACATCACCGTCACGCTCGATGTCATGGAGCACGTCTATCATCCGGACAAGGCAATCGCCGAGATTTTCAGAACGCTAAAGCCAGGCGGTATCTACATTTGTACTTTCCCGGTACGAAAGCAGCAGGCAAGCGGATGGGAGCGCAGGTTCGTCCAACACGCTGACGGGACCAGGGTGCATCTGAAAGAGCCCGAAATCCACGGCAACCCGGTGAGCAGCGAAGGGTCGATCGTGACCATCGACTACGGGTACGACCTGCACCTGGCCATCGCGGAATGGGCTCCATTTGACGTCCGGGTGTATCGCTTCGCCGATAGGACCCACGGTATCCTTGGGGAGTACACGGATCTGACCGTCTGCGCCAAGCCGGCGTCATCGCCTACAGACAAGGTCGCTGTCAGCCAGAGTGAACTATCACGGCGCAAGCGGGAGCCCGCCCTCAGCCGCCTCGCCAAACGGGTTCGCGCACTCATCCGCTGA
- a CDS encoding acyltransferase family protein, translating into MTVEAVFKSLSSGSVKPAAHTYRPEIDGLRAVAVLPVLLFHAGLAGFENGYLGVDIFFVISGYLITGILLDERRRTGKVSFISFYERRLRRILPALAVVVTASAAAAWFVLTPVRMEEFSKSVISAFTFSANFWFLAQTHYFSTATDEQPLIHLWSLGVEEQFYVALPLLVLLTNRIPEKALFVAIGVLGVASLLLSELVSAASPDAAFYRPDTRAWELLAGAACAFLASGKICFPQLLAAAGAALIALSLFVLPGPGLPNFLAVPVCLGTALVLLSATGASGIGRILAAPGITHIGLISYSLYLWHQPLLALARVRQMAPLSTGLTCMVLAICVVLASATWYFVERPFRDRSRTDRKTVVACSAFAASALVGFGAAGSGDGYAFRYGELKEKYFASVDVIDDLQSTKSKAIRMGICHFRADRSPPLDRFLEDWNCRGSASGADTLVVGDSHAADKAAALRLNGIDIAQMTGAGCSVVPSLMSRDCRRLFDKVVAEYTGFHRVDRLIIANKQLPNIYTRQQVAEAIKFWQPLGARIFWFSDMPQFTELEDRKAQNILARGDASSGAFPSTLDEARRNYAYMVDLEHGQFTAVDSASLFCSLSECQPFVKSRGWIASPYGHLTAIGAYLFGQKLLQHDPTFRS; encoded by the coding sequence ATGACTGTCGAGGCTGTGTTCAAGTCGCTTTCGAGTGGCTCAGTGAAGCCGGCAGCGCATACCTATCGACCAGAAATCGATGGGTTGCGTGCTGTTGCGGTGCTTCCTGTGCTGCTCTTTCACGCCGGATTGGCCGGATTTGAAAACGGCTATCTCGGTGTCGACATCTTCTTCGTCATCAGCGGCTATCTCATCACCGGCATCTTGCTAGACGAGCGCCGCCGAACAGGCAAAGTGTCCTTTATCTCATTCTACGAGCGCCGGCTTAGGCGGATACTTCCGGCGCTTGCGGTGGTGGTTACAGCGTCGGCCGCAGCGGCGTGGTTTGTGCTGACACCGGTGCGCATGGAAGAGTTTTCAAAGTCGGTGATTTCCGCCTTCACGTTCAGCGCGAATTTCTGGTTCTTGGCGCAGACGCACTATTTTTCCACCGCGACAGACGAGCAGCCCCTCATCCACCTGTGGAGCCTTGGTGTTGAGGAGCAGTTCTATGTCGCTTTGCCCCTGCTTGTGTTGCTGACAAATCGCATCCCCGAGAAGGCTCTTTTCGTCGCGATTGGAGTGCTTGGGGTGGCGTCCCTGCTCCTGTCTGAACTGGTTTCTGCCGCCTCGCCGGACGCGGCGTTCTATCGACCGGACACTAGAGCGTGGGAATTGCTCGCTGGCGCCGCATGTGCCTTCTTGGCCAGCGGTAAAATTTGTTTTCCTCAGCTGCTTGCGGCTGCCGGCGCAGCCCTGATCGCGCTCTCGCTCTTTGTTTTGCCAGGTCCGGGACTCCCGAATTTTCTCGCCGTGCCGGTTTGTCTCGGCACAGCCTTGGTTCTGTTATCCGCGACGGGAGCTTCCGGCATCGGAAGGATACTCGCTGCGCCGGGGATCACCCACATCGGCTTGATTTCCTATTCGCTGTATCTTTGGCATCAACCGCTTCTGGCTCTGGCGAGGGTTCGCCAAATGGCGCCACTCTCGACCGGCCTTACTTGCATGGTCTTGGCGATCTGTGTCGTGCTGGCGTCTGCCACCTGGTACTTCGTCGAACGCCCGTTTCGCGACCGCAGCCGAACCGATAGGAAAACCGTGGTTGCGTGCAGCGCCTTTGCTGCGTCTGCATTGGTCGGTTTTGGGGCTGCCGGCAGCGGCGACGGATATGCCTTCCGATATGGCGAATTGAAGGAAAAATATTTCGCCTCGGTCGACGTCATCGACGATTTGCAGAGCACCAAAAGCAAAGCAATTCGGATGGGTATCTGTCATTTCCGCGCAGACAGGAGCCCGCCACTGGATCGCTTCCTCGAGGATTGGAATTGCCGCGGATCGGCGAGCGGCGCAGACACCCTTGTCGTCGGAGACAGTCATGCAGCCGATAAGGCGGCGGCGCTAAGGCTCAACGGCATCGATATCGCCCAGATGACGGGGGCCGGCTGTTCAGTGGTTCCAAGTCTCATGAGCCGGGATTGCCGCCGACTATTTGACAAGGTGGTCGCGGAATACACAGGCTTTCACCGCGTCGACCGTCTGATCATAGCCAACAAGCAGTTGCCGAATATCTACACCAGGCAGCAAGTCGCCGAGGCCATCAAATTTTGGCAGCCGCTTGGAGCGAGAATCTTCTGGTTCAGCGACATGCCCCAATTCACCGAACTCGAAGATCGCAAGGCTCAGAACATCCTTGCCCGAGGCGATGCGTCGTCTGGAGCCTTTCCATCAACGTTGGACGAGGCACGCCGTAACTATGCGTACATGGTCGACCTCGAGCATGGGCAGTTCACAGCCGTCGACTCGGCCAGCCTTTTTTGCTCGCTCTCGGAATGCCAGCCTTTCGTGAAAAGTCGCGGGTGGATAGCCTCACCATATGGGCACCTCACCGCCATAGGCGCTTACCTGTTTGGCCAGAAATTGCTGCAGCACGATCCCACGTTTCGGTCGTAA
- the secE gene encoding preprotein translocase subunit SecE, with translation MASKTTNPFVFLQQVRSETAKVTWPSRRETMISTVMVLAFAVIAMIFFFSADQLMGLAIEQILGIGR, from the coding sequence ATGGCTTCGAAAACCACAAATCCTTTCGTCTTTCTCCAGCAGGTTCGCTCGGAGACCGCCAAGGTGACTTGGCCGTCGCGGCGCGAAACGATGATCTCGACGGTGATGGTTCTGGCCTTCGCTGTGATTGCGATGATCTTTTTCTTTAGCGCCGATCAGTTGATGGGCCTCGCGATCGAACAGATTCTGGGCATTGGACGCTAA
- a CDS encoding beta strand repeat-containing protein: MLVLDADGDGKISRSSEFVFTEWDQTATSDLEALKSVFDTNHNGMLDAGDNRWSEFKIMVDGQLVSLASLGIASIGLTPSGSGQQFTDGSAITGTAQFTRTDGSTGTVGDAILASDANGYIIKSTVVTNGDGSKTTTLGGYDKDGTLAFQNRITVSANGLSTTTQFDDDGNGTYERSQTDVTTITAGVRQRTVSDFNTDGSLASRVTTTTSADKTTVTTALDQDGDGVNDQVQVFVRNVGGSATTTVSEYSLNGTLLRKVATTASADGLTKTVQSDSTGSGVYDLVSTETTFVAGDGTRTKTVAETSSGGTLIDKEQTITSADGRTRTVSHDLDGNGTYETRDVTAITNGANGVSVTTVSSYSSTDVLIGKSVATTSDDGLVKTVSTDLDGDGLFDITSSDVTVVGTGGSLTETQQAKSRDGSLFSSVTTNTSADRKTISIVSDSDGDGHVDAVKTIAVDGAGVTTSIVSAFNPDGSLVGKTFDQTSADGLSLTSKADLNSDGVYDVTVTDVTTTDASSNRTHTVTTTSASGALIGSSAITTSADSLTQTVKDDINTDGTVDRTTVRATVLGGDGSRTVTTTTTSTSGATLARTEVTTSADRKTITTTNDANGDGHADQIQVSVRNADGSTTIAEIDVAISGDYTSKRTTTVSANGLTKTTVSKENSSDYVNQGAIYRIYHSILGRDPDQSGFQNQLSFLESGTSEAALINNFLNSAEFQQKYGSLDNQQFVTLLYQNALGRAPDSAGLSYWVNALNGGTSRAAVAQGIIESAEAHSHNANAELDWVSANAIVTGCAPETVKDSTVLNSDGSKTETLEDFASDGTLLAKRVVTTSGNGLSVTTQRDADGDGVVENKSSDVTVLSADGSTTRTVSALAGTGALIGKTITTVSANDLTSTVQSDLDGNGTVDRTSTTVTTLGADGSKTDTVTVLNAGSVQIARYQTVTSADGKTVTTTRDVNGNGAIDDSSSTARNADGSTTTVNRTYAAGALTSSATKTVSANGLSTTIAADLDGNGAIDQSTTDVTVLNADGSKTETITDFDAAGAVKDKTTIVTSANGLTKTVTWAAVGATTSRSMVDATLLNADGSTTETVDYKKADGSLESRTVKTVSANKLTTTVTKDVNGDGTVDLTTTTVTAVDGSITATTMGPDTTANALGTGAYTTAPSTTSKTTTVSANGLGSTTLYGATSVDYLPDLPSKRTTETTTGADKSTVQIIKAYESTTLTEQTRTTTAGDGLSTTKEWDLNGDGTYDRKETDVTVLNADGSNVHTVNKFEGATQTSSFVTTTSANGLSVTTSLDLYGASPFSQDSTDVTTVDADGSRTRTVTNYKADGSQLSKFITTIPTDGRTITTQEDTDGVVGIDRVTVDDTRVLGDGSVVETVKRSTPAGTLLDSSVTTTSGDGRIISISRDADGDGTVDQTEVTTKAVDGSVTTLITDFSGTNHKLSTTKISTSADGLLTTTQWDFDANGTVDQSRQINVANLGNGITDTKTFDGKGPSNTFFNKTTTYASDDGRSRWTGVDYDASGGGFDNMDSVITMADGSTVEGIHNRNQDASHLIPGVIYWQAAIPANVIIKKSADGLTTNYWYDYGGSGTSPVSVENPSVSGYEVTAVAQAQIDGSVVTQISGHAAWNGPVTQKGILTVSADGMTSTLLKDADNNGTYEHKEVAVTRIDGSIHEIVTDYNASGVVTQTVTIDVSANRQSTSVITANATTGTGTTSSFGVEFVSPGTTNDTITGSAGDDQISAGAGNDTINGGAGDDFIDGGIGADTMNGGAGNDTFVVDNTSDQVVEAASQGTDTVLSSVTYTISDADVENLTLTGTAAINGFGNGSANVLTGNSAANEIRAGGGNDTVNGGGGNDFLIGDDGDDTMVGGTGNDYLNGVNGSDTYVFQRGDGADRIEDFVVTDQITAADTSAAQSLGVSATGIVNTWVGGYIWQTSTNSLLKAIAASGTDTLKLTGGITADDLSFSWGGPGQDNLLVAIAGGPAGDSINLSQYGIAVGKIENLQLDGLGVLNFGVATTVGPMVSGPASTSSAVSVIVDGTAGADILFGLAGAERLNGGAGNDILYGGAGNDVLYGGAGDDTMYGGAGNDYYNGEDGSDRYVFRHGDGSDKIQDFSVVTTTSAADISAAHALGVYAGGVMDTWLGGFVWQSSTNSLSKLVATSGTDTLVLTGGITAEDLSFSWTGVGLDNLVVNIAGGSVGDSIILGQQAIAAARIEKLQLDDLGSMNLFVAPSVGGAVSGTTDADIMFGLGGNETLTGGAGNDVMFGGDGSDILSAGDGNDRLIGGKGNDFLWGEGGDDQYVFRRGDGSDAISNYTWPATALAADVTAASALGVRAGGVVNTWVGGYYWQTASSSLLKASGTGTSTLVLEGGIKADDLSFSWTGLQGEDLSINIAGGPAGDTVSISQEALAAGRVENLQLDGLGPLNFLVARTAGGTVTGSTAADIIFGLGGNETLNGDAGNDILSGGAGNDTLVGGTGNDQYRFRAGDGADTIVESGAYNDNDELDFGSGIDWNELWFSQQGNSLVVSVLGTTDKITVNGWFAGPGNVVETIKSGDGKVLHQSDVATLVAAMAGFDPATSPTGSGIQPNDPRLGDPNQIGTIAAAMQSSWMAA, from the coding sequence GTGCTGGTGCTTGATGCCGATGGCGACGGCAAGATCAGCCGCTCCAGCGAGTTCGTCTTCACAGAATGGGACCAGACAGCGACCAGCGACCTCGAGGCGCTGAAGAGCGTCTTTGACACCAACCACAATGGCATGCTCGACGCCGGCGATAACCGCTGGTCTGAATTCAAGATCATGGTCGACGGCCAGCTTGTCTCGCTGGCCTCGCTTGGCATTGCCTCGATAGGCTTGACGCCATCAGGCAGCGGCCAGCAATTCACCGATGGGTCGGCGATCACCGGCACGGCGCAATTCACCCGGACAGACGGCAGCACCGGCACCGTCGGCGACGCTATTCTCGCCTCTGATGCGAACGGCTACATCATCAAGAGCACTGTCGTCACCAACGGCGACGGTTCGAAAACCACGACGCTTGGCGGCTACGACAAGGATGGAACGTTGGCGTTCCAGAACCGCATCACGGTCAGTGCCAACGGGCTATCGACGACGACGCAGTTCGACGATGACGGCAACGGCACCTATGAACGCTCGCAGACCGACGTGACGACAATCACGGCGGGTGTGCGTCAACGCACCGTCAGCGATTTCAACACCGACGGCTCGCTTGCCAGCCGGGTGACGACGACCACCAGCGCTGACAAGACGACGGTGACGACCGCGCTCGACCAAGATGGCGATGGCGTCAACGATCAGGTCCAGGTCTTCGTCAGAAATGTTGGCGGCTCGGCCACGACGACGGTTTCCGAATACAGCCTCAACGGCACCTTGCTTCGTAAGGTCGCGACAACGGCATCGGCCGATGGCCTGACCAAAACCGTTCAGAGCGATTCCACTGGCAGCGGCGTTTACGATCTCGTCAGCACCGAAACCACGTTTGTCGCCGGCGATGGGACACGCACCAAGACGGTTGCCGAAACCAGCAGTGGCGGCACGCTTATCGACAAGGAGCAGACGATCACCAGTGCCGACGGCCGCACACGCACCGTCTCGCATGATCTCGACGGCAACGGCACGTACGAAACCCGCGATGTGACCGCTATCACCAATGGCGCCAATGGCGTCTCGGTCACCACCGTTTCCTCTTACAGTTCCACCGATGTGCTCATCGGCAAGTCCGTCGCCACCACCAGCGACGACGGGTTGGTAAAGACAGTTTCGACCGATCTCGATGGCGATGGCCTCTTCGACATCACGTCCTCAGACGTGACGGTAGTGGGAACCGGAGGCAGCCTGACCGAAACTCAACAGGCAAAAAGTCGTGACGGCTCGCTGTTTTCGAGCGTCACCACCAACACAAGCGCGGATCGCAAGACCATCTCCATCGTTTCGGACTCTGATGGAGACGGCCATGTCGATGCTGTCAAGACCATCGCGGTCGATGGTGCCGGAGTAACGACGTCGATCGTCAGCGCCTTCAATCCCGACGGCTCTCTTGTCGGCAAGACATTCGACCAAACCTCGGCCGATGGCCTGTCGCTAACCAGCAAAGCCGATCTGAACAGCGACGGTGTCTATGATGTGACCGTCACCGATGTAACGACGACGGACGCATCCAGCAATCGCACGCATACGGTGACGACCACCAGTGCCAGTGGGGCGCTGATCGGCAGCAGCGCAATCACCACCAGCGCCGACAGCCTGACGCAGACGGTGAAGGACGACATCAACACCGATGGTACTGTCGACCGCACTACGGTGCGGGCAACCGTGCTTGGCGGTGACGGCAGCCGCACCGTGACCACCACGACGACCAGCACCAGCGGTGCGACGCTTGCCAGGACGGAAGTCACGACCAGTGCCGACCGCAAAACGATCACGACCACGAACGACGCCAATGGCGACGGGCATGCTGACCAGATTCAGGTCAGCGTGCGCAATGCCGACGGCTCGACCACGATTGCCGAGATAGATGTCGCAATAAGTGGGGATTATACGAGCAAGCGCACAACCACGGTAAGCGCCAACGGACTTACCAAAACGACTGTCTCTAAAGAGAATTCCTCTGACTACGTGAATCAGGGAGCGATCTACAGGATCTATCACTCGATCCTTGGTCGCGATCCGGATCAAAGTGGCTTCCAGAATCAGCTTTCCTTCTTAGAGAGCGGCACATCGGAAGCGGCTTTGATCAACAATTTTCTAAATTCCGCTGAATTCCAGCAAAAGTATGGGTCGCTCGACAACCAACAGTTTGTCACGCTGCTTTACCAGAATGCCCTGGGTCGGGCGCCGGATTCCGCCGGCCTGAGCTATTGGGTCAACGCGCTCAATGGCGGCACATCGCGCGCGGCTGTCGCGCAAGGCATCATCGAATCCGCGGAAGCCCATTCGCACAATGCGAATGCCGAACTTGATTGGGTGTCGGCCAACGCGATTGTGACCGGATGCGCACCAGAAACCGTGAAGGACTCTACGGTTTTGAACTCCGACGGCTCGAAGACTGAGACGCTGGAAGACTTCGCCAGCGATGGCACCTTGCTCGCTAAACGCGTAGTCACCACCAGCGGTAACGGCTTGTCAGTGACCACGCAGCGCGACGCCGACGGCGATGGCGTTGTCGAGAACAAGTCGAGCGACGTCACTGTGCTGAGCGCCGATGGCTCGACAACCAGGACAGTGTCCGCGCTCGCCGGAACCGGAGCGTTGATCGGCAAAACCATCACAACGGTCAGTGCCAATGACTTGACATCGACGGTGCAGTCCGACCTCGACGGCAACGGCACAGTCGACCGGACCAGCACCACCGTCACGACGCTCGGCGCCGACGGTTCGAAGACGGACACCGTCACCGTTCTCAATGCCGGCAGCGTTCAGATTGCCCGCTATCAGACAGTTACCAGCGCTGACGGCAAGACGGTGACGACGACAAGGGATGTCAACGGCAATGGGGCGATCGATGACAGCAGTTCCACCGCCCGCAATGCCGACGGCTCGACGACGACGGTCAATCGCACCTACGCGGCTGGTGCCCTGACGTCGTCCGCCACCAAAACAGTCAGTGCGAATGGCCTTTCCACCACGATCGCCGCTGATCTCGACGGCAACGGCGCGATCGACCAGTCGACCACCGATGTCACCGTTCTTAATGCCGACGGCAGCAAGACCGAGACCATCACGGATTTTGATGCCGCAGGAGCGGTCAAAGACAAGACGACGATCGTTACAAGCGCCAACGGCCTGACCAAGACCGTGACTTGGGCGGCTGTCGGTGCGACCACCAGCCGCTCGATGGTCGACGCAACTTTGCTTAACGCCGACGGCAGCACGACCGAGACGGTCGACTACAAAAAGGCAGACGGCTCGCTAGAGAGCCGGACTGTCAAGACGGTCAGCGCCAACAAGCTGACGACGACCGTGACGAAGGACGTCAACGGCGATGGCACCGTCGATTTGACGACGACGACCGTAACGGCAGTCGACGGCAGCATCACGGCCACCACAATGGGACCTGACACGACCGCCAATGCGTTGGGGACTGGGGCCTATACAACGGCGCCTTCCACCACCAGTAAGACGACGACGGTCAGCGCGAACGGACTTGGCAGCACGACACTCTATGGTGCCACATCGGTCGACTACCTTCCGGATTTGCCCAGCAAGAGAACGACCGAGACGACAACGGGAGCCGACAAGTCCACGGTTCAGATCATCAAGGCCTATGAATCGACGACCCTGACCGAGCAGACCAGGACAACGACTGCAGGAGATGGGCTTTCTACGACGAAGGAATGGGACCTCAACGGCGACGGGACCTACGACCGGAAGGAGACGGATGTCACGGTTCTGAATGCCGACGGCTCGAATGTTCATACGGTCAACAAATTCGAGGGAGCAACCCAAACCAGCAGTTTTGTCACAACGACCAGCGCCAATGGCCTGTCGGTGACGACCAGCCTGGATCTCTACGGAGCTAGTCCGTTCAGCCAGGATTCGACAGACGTCACGACTGTCGATGCGGACGGCTCGCGGACAAGGACCGTCACCAACTACAAGGCCGATGGGTCGCAGCTGTCGAAATTCATCACCACGATACCCACCGACGGTCGAACCATCACGACGCAGGAAGACACCGACGGCGTGGTTGGGATAGATCGCGTCACCGTCGACGACACTAGGGTACTGGGCGATGGCTCCGTGGTCGAAACGGTCAAGCGGTCGACGCCCGCCGGGACGCTGCTGGACAGCTCGGTCACCACGACCAGCGGTGATGGCCGGATCATCTCGATTTCGCGGGATGCGGATGGCGACGGCACGGTCGATCAGACCGAGGTTACCACCAAGGCTGTCGACGGCTCTGTCACCACGCTGATCACCGACTTCAGCGGCACCAATCACAAATTGAGCACGACGAAGATTTCGACCAGCGCCGATGGACTTCTGACGACGACCCAATGGGATTTCGATGCCAACGGTACCGTTGATCAAAGCCGTCAGATAAACGTCGCCAATCTGGGCAACGGCATCACGGACACGAAGACGTTCGACGGGAAAGGCCCTTCGAATACGTTCTTTAACAAAACAACGACCTATGCGAGCGATGATGGCCGCAGCCGCTGGACAGGCGTGGATTATGACGCCAGCGGCGGCGGCTTCGACAATATGGATAGCGTCATCACCATGGCTGATGGGTCCACGGTTGAGGGTATACACAACAGGAACCAGGATGCATCGCATCTCATCCCGGGAGTGATTTACTGGCAAGCAGCGATCCCAGCCAATGTCATCATAAAGAAGAGCGCTGACGGGCTGACGACAAACTACTGGTATGATTACGGCGGCAGCGGAACGAGTCCGGTGTCAGTAGAGAACCCTAGCGTATCCGGCTACGAAGTGACTGCCGTCGCGCAGGCTCAGATCGATGGTTCGGTTGTGACCCAGATATCCGGGCATGCGGCCTGGAATGGCCCTGTCACACAGAAAGGGATTTTGACCGTCAGCGCTGACGGCATGACAAGCACGTTGCTAAAAGACGCCGACAACAACGGCACTTACGAACACAAGGAAGTGGCGGTCACCCGGATCGATGGTTCCATCCACGAGATCGTCACGGACTACAACGCTAGTGGCGTTGTCACTCAGACGGTGACCATCGACGTCAGCGCCAACAGGCAGTCGACGTCGGTCATAACCGCCAATGCCACGACCGGAACCGGCACCACGTCAAGCTTCGGTGTTGAATTCGTGTCGCCCGGTACAACCAACGACACGATCACCGGTAGCGCGGGGGACGATCAGATCAGTGCCGGGGCGGGCAATGACACGATCAACGGCGGTGCTGGCGATGACTTCATCGATGGCGGCATTGGCGCCGATACGATGAACGGCGGCGCCGGCAACGACACCTTCGTGGTCGACAACACTTCGGACCAGGTTGTAGAGGCCGCCAGCCAGGGCACTGACACCGTGCTGAGTTCCGTCACCTATACTATTTCCGATGCCGACGTCGAAAACCTGACGTTGACTGGCACGGCCGCGATCAATGGCTTCGGAAACGGCTCTGCCAACGTCTTGACGGGAAATTCTGCCGCGAATGAAATTAGGGCAGGTGGCGGCAACGACACGGTCAATGGCGGCGGCGGAAACGACTTCCTGATCGGCGACGATGGTGACGACACTATGGTTGGCGGCACCGGCAATGACTACCTCAACGGCGTCAACGGATCTGATACCTACGTTTTCCAACGCGGGGATGGCGCCGACAGGATCGAGGACTTTGTGGTGACGGACCAGATCACCGCCGCCGATACCAGCGCCGCTCAATCTCTTGGCGTGTCTGCCACTGGCATCGTAAATACTTGGGTAGGAGGATACATCTGGCAAACAAGTACCAATTCGCTCCTCAAGGCTATTGCCGCATCAGGAACCGACACGCTTAAACTGACGGGCGGCATAACTGCGGATGACCTCTCGTTCTCGTGGGGAGGCCCCGGCCAGGACAACCTACTTGTCGCTATCGCCGGCGGACCAGCAGGGGACAGCATAAACCTTAGCCAATATGGCATTGCGGTGGGCAAAATCGAGAATCTCCAGTTGGATGGGCTTGGCGTGCTGAACTTTGGGGTGGCGACCACAGTCGGCCCGATGGTCAGTGGGCCCGCTTCGACATCTTCGGCCGTATCGGTGATCGTTGACGGTACCGCGGGAGCGGACATCCTGTTCGGACTCGCTGGCGCTGAGCGCCTCAACGGTGGGGCTGGCAACGACATTCTTTATGGCGGGGCTGGCAACGACGTTCTCTATGGCGGTGCTGGTGACGACACGATGTATGGTGGCGCCGGCAACGACTATTACAATGGTGAGGACGGCAGCGATCGCTACGTGTTTCGACATGGTGATGGCAGCGACAAAATCCAGGATTTTAGCGTCGTCACAACCACGAGCGCCGCCGACATCAGCGCCGCGCATGCTCTCGGCGTGTACGCAGGGGGTGTCATGGACACTTGGCTTGGTGGCTTTGTTTGGCAAAGCAGCACAAATAGCCTCTCCAAACTGGTGGCTACTTCTGGCACCGATACACTAGTGCTCACAGGAGGCATCACGGCGGAGGATCTGTCGTTCTCATGGACAGGGGTAGGGCTGGATAATCTTGTTGTTAACATCGCCGGCGGTTCCGTCGGAGACAGCATCATACTCGGCCAGCAGGCAATTGCTGCCGCGAGAATCGAGAAGCTTCAGCTGGACGACCTCGGCAGCATGAACCTCTTCGTCGCGCCATCGGTCGGCGGAGCCGTGAGCGGCACCACAGACGCGGATATCATGTTCGGCCTCGGCGGGAATGAGACGCTCACTGGCGGTGCCGGCAACGATGTAATGTTCGGGGGTGACGGCAGTGACATCCTCAGCGCTGGAGATGGCAATGACCGTCTGATCGGCGGCAAGGGCAATGATTTTCTGTGGGGAGAGGGTGGCGACGATCAATACGTGTTCCGCCGCGGTGATGGTAGCGACGCCATATCGAATTACACTTGGCCCGCCACAGCGCTGGCCGCCGATGTCACAGCAGCCAGCGCGCTAGGGGTGCGAGCAGGAGGAGTCGTCAACACCTGGGTGGGCGGTTACTACTGGCAAACAGCAAGCAGCAGTTTGCTCAAGGCATCGGGGACCGGCACCTCGACGCTCGTCCTGGAGGGAGGCATCAAGGCAGATGATCTCTCGTTCTCCTGGACCGGACTGCAAGGTGAAGATTTGTCGATCAACATTGCCGGTGGCCCAGCGGGAGACACGGTGTCCATCTCCCAAGAGGCTTTGGCAGCTGGGCGTGTCGAAAACCTCCAACTGGACGGTCTTGGTCCGCTCAACTTCCTCGTTGCGCGAACGGCAGGTGGAACAGTCACCGGTAGCACGGCGGCCGATATCATCTTTGGCCTCGGCGGCAACGAAACGCTGAACGGCGATGCCGGCAATGACATCCTCTCTGGCGGCGCCGGCAACGATACGCTGGTCGGTGGCACGGGCAATGACCAGTATCGGTTCAGGGCTGGCGATGGCGCCGACACCATCGTCGAATCCGGCGCCTACAACGACAATGACGAGCTCGATTTCGGCTCCGGTATTGACTGGAACGAACTCTGGTTCAGCCAGCAGGGCAACAGCCTCGTCGTCTCCGTGCTGGGAACGACCGACAAAATTACGGTCAACGGCTGGTTCGCAGGCCCCGGCAATGTCGTCGAGACGATCAAGTCCGGTGACGGTAAGGTGCTGCATCAATCCGATGTCGCGACCTTAGTCGCGGCGATGGCCGGCTTTGATCCGGCAACCTCGCCGACAGGATCTGGCATTCAGCCCAATGATCCAAGGCTTGGTGATCCGAACCAGATCGGCACCATCGCGGCAGCTATGCAGTCGTCTTGGATGGCTGCGTGA